In a genomic window of Thalassophryne amazonica chromosome 12, fThaAma1.1, whole genome shotgun sequence:
- the LOC117522350 gene encoding uncharacterized protein LOC117522350, translated as MCFSTVAASTVLNVTQYSVCKHAQVLILKDVPVGLLALEPRCAVVQTVKGVPLSCSYRPARYDRDVANAVPAVERRAFPGGQTEEVLYLLVLQQDLSERATWKDITNSYGEKPYGCHICGRCFNQKSSLKGHMKTHRIGENMDLQESHQLMFSMPNNHPLENLCESKSGLAALQEGLPGSAYSEAAGEQVLMLKVEQNEDFQTLGQAENDVGSDTAAQNRLWIEKSSGTIVLHDIEYQLSPTAPAEHRKDASPNKRLPYVNDKEAMEMIHSGHYPLGMPPTSSDKQDQLIIEEVVVSEYSAVTDSSQEVFEFKITNSGGCEDDGSADAARQNCVICSSCGQSFNSFCVFQSHQCNGNDK; from the exons ATGTGTTTCTCCACTGTGGCCGCATctacagttcttaatgtaacacagtacagtgtctgtaaacATGCCCAGGTCCTCATCCTGAAAGACGTCCCAGTCG GTCTGCTGGCCCTGGAGCCTCGCTGTGCTGTAGTACAGACTGTCAAAGGAGTGCCACTGAG CTGTTCATACCGGCCTGCACGGTACGACCGAGACGTCGCTAACGCAGTACCAGCAGTGGAGAGGCGGGCCTTTCCAGGTGGTCAGACCGAAGAAGTCCTTTACCTGCTCGTACTGCAGCAAGATTTGAGCGAGCGGGCCACCTGGAAAGACATTACGAATTCATATGGGGAGAAACCATATGGCTGCCACATCTGTGGGCGATGCTTCAACCAGAAGAGCAGCCTCAAAGGCCACATGAAGACACACAGAATAG GGGAGAATATGGACCTGCAGGAGTCACATCAGCTGATGTTTTCGATGCCCAATAATCATCCACTGGAGAACCTCTGTGAATCCAAATCTGGCCTGGCAGCTTTACAGGAGGGGCTCCCAGGCTCCGCCTACAGCGAAGCTGCCGGCGAGCAGGTGTTGATGCTAAAGGTCGAACAAAACGAGGATTTTCAAACCCTCGGTCAGGCAGAAAACGACGTGGGGTCAGACACAGCCGCCCAGAACCGGCTGTGGATTGAGAAGAGCAGCGGCACAATCGTCCTACACGACATCGAGTATCAACTCAGTCCTACGGCGCCAGCCGAGCACCGGAAGGACGCGTCACCAAATAAGAGACTGCCGTATGTCAATGACAAAGAAGCGATGGAAATGATCCACAGTGGTCATTATCCGCTGGGAATGCCGCCCACCTCCTCGGACAAGCAGGATCAGCTCATCATAGAGGAGGTGGTGGTCAGCGAGTACAGCGCCGTCACCGACAGCTCGCAGGAAGTCTTTGAATTTAAAATCACCAACTCAGGCGGCTGTGAGGACGACGGCAGCGCAGACGCCGCCAGACAGAACTGTGTCATTTGCTCCTCCTGTGGACAGAGCTTCAACAGTTTTTGTGTGTTTCAGAGTCACCAGTGTAACGGTAATGACAAGTAA